The window CAGCGGCGACAGGTCAGCGGCGGAGACCACGGCTGGGGCGCGGTTCATCTGCGCGGCGAAGATGCGTGTGGTGGTGGTGATGACGACGCGGCCGGGCAACTCGGCCGCCAGAGCAAATAGCAGGCTCGTCTTGCCCCCGCCGCCGACGAAAGCCACCAGTTCCGGCCCGTCGCCGATGCCCAGCGCCGCGGCCAACGACCATCGCCCGGCGGTCATGGCGCAATCGCTACCCCAAAGTCGGGGTCAATTCTTCTTAATTCGTCATTCGTCATTCGTCATTCCCCAGTCGGCCGCCCAAAGTCCGGAGCAAACTCCGCCAGGAACGCATCGACCAATTGCCGGTAGCCCGCCGGGTCAACCTGGATGTCGCGAGCGTGGGGCGCGCCCCAGTCGTTCAGGTGCAGCACGGTCCGGGCCGGATCGCTTTGGGCGAAGATGTCCTCCGAGTGGGTCGAGAAGGTGTATTCATCCGTCAGCGAATGGATAAGCAGGACCGGCATTTGCGCCTCGGCGACGCTCCGTTCGGGGGCCACGGCGTCGACGTCAAAGTCGGCGCGCCACTCGGCAATCTGAAACGCGCCGGACAACAGCAGAGGGGCCAGGCCGGGGAACAGTTCATTGGCCTGATAACTGACGATCTCGCGCAGCTCGCTATAGGCCGCATCGGCGGCGACGAAGGCCAGTTCGGGCGCGAGGGGAGCCATTTGCAGCGCCGTGGCCGCGCCATAGGACACGCCGAAGACGCCGATCTGCGACCGTTCCAGCCCGGCGCGGTCGGCGAACCAGTCCAGGGCGACGATAGCGTCCTGTTTCTCATAGAAGCCGTAGGTGTGGAAGGCGGGCGAACTATCGCCGTGGCCGCGATGGTCATAGGCCAGGATGTCGCAGCCGCGCTCCCAGAACATGGGCGCCCAGTCGAGGACGTGATAGCGTGTGCCCTGGTAGCCGTGGAGAAACAGCAGGCCGCACTGGCCGTCGGCCGGGTTGTCGAAGAACCAGCCCGATAGGGTCACGTCGCCGGCGTCGATGGTGATGGCCTCCGGCTGCGGCAGGCCGAAGTCGGCCGGGTTGTCGCCCTCGGCCGCGGCCTGGGCTAGATTCTCCGTGTCCGAGGCGATGAGAATGGATGAGAAATACCACGTGGCGGCCACGTAGGCGATGACGAGGACGATAGCGATGATGAGGATAATGCTTAAGCCACGACGATTCATTGTTCACTCCAAGTTACGACCACGGATCACTAAATATTGACCTGCCGATCTCCTGTACCACTGATCTATTGCACCGGCGGCAAGCCAAACGCCGGCGCGAATTCAGCCATGAAGGTGTCGAAGAGCTGTTTATAGGCGGCAAAATCGGTGCCGATGTCGGCGGCGTGGGACGATCCCCACTCGTTGACGTGCAACACCGTCCGCCTCTGGTCACTGTTGGCGAAGATCGCTTCGGAGTGGGTATAGGGCGTGAAGTCGTCGGTGCGCGAGTGGATGAGCAGGACGGGCATTTGTGCGTCGGCGATGGCCGTCTCCGGTGACACGGCCGCCGCGTCCATCCCGGTACGCATTTGGGCGATAGCCAGCACGCCGGGCACGAGGAGCCGGGCCAGGAAGCGGCCGACCTGGGCCTGGCCCCGCGCGCCGACGATGCCGGCCACGCTGCGATAGGACGAGTCGGCCAGAATGAATGGCGCGTCGGGGATCTTTGGTGCCAGTTGCAGCGCAATGGCCGCGCCATAGGACACGCCGCCCACGCCGATTTGCCCTTCGGCCAGCCCGGCGCGCTCCTGGAACCAGCGGAACGCCGCCAGCGCGTCCTCCTTCTCAAAATAGCCGTAGGTGAAAAAACCCGGCGAGCTATCGCCGTGGCCGCGATGGTCATAGGCCAGAATGTCGCAGCCGCGCTCCCAAAACAGGGGCGCCCAGTAGAGAGCCTGGTAGCGCGAGCCGACGAAGCCATGCATGAACATGACGCCGCACTGGCCCTCGGCCGGGTTGTCGAAATACCAGCCCGACAGCGTGACGTCACCCGACTGAATCGTGATGTTTTCCGGGGGCGGCAAACCGAAATCGGCCGGGTCGCCGGTGGCGGCGCGTTCCTCGGCCAGCGATGGGGCGGGCGCGGCGATCATCAACCCGGCGAACAGCCAGCTTACAACCGCGTAAACCAGCAGGAGCGCCAGAAGGATGCTGCCAAAAACGATCCATAAACTTCTTCGTTTCATCCAATGCGCTCCTTTGTTTTGGTAAGGTAGGTGAGCACAGCCTCCACCACGCCGCCGCCGATGGCCAGGGCTTTGTCGGAGATGGTGAAACAAGCGGCCACGTCGCCGCGCGGGTCGACGTCGCCGATTTTGATCCCCTGGGGCACGGCCGTCCCCGGCGCGATGAGGCCGCGCACCACGCCAGCGAACGGTGCGGCGATGACCTGCCCGGCCACGTCGCCGATGATCTCCCCTTCGCGCACGCGGTCGCCAATCTCCTTAGTCCAGGCGGCGACACCGGCCACGGGCGCGCGCAGCACGCGCTCGGCCGCCCGTCCGCCGACCAGGCCGGGTGTGCCGGTATTGGCTTCGGCTGGGCCGTCCCAGATAACCCGGCCGAGGCGGTGGCCGCGGTTGGTCTCGATGACGGCGTGGCAATCGACGCCGGCGGTGAAGCCCGGCCCCAGGGCGATGACGAGAGGGGCCTGACCGATGGCGGTATCGATGTTGCGTTTCGCCATTCTGGCATCGACGACGGACGACGGACGACGGACGACGGCGTGCGGTTCGTGGTCTGTGGTTGGTTGTCTGTCGTCTATAGTTAATCCGGCCGGAACTTCAACCGACGCAAGCACCGGGATTACGCCGGTCTGGGCGAGTTGTAGTGCTTCCTCGGCGCTAGTCACACGGACGGCGCGCAGGTCTTCGATGGTTATCGCGCCTTCCAGGACGGCCGTCGCCAATGCCACCCGCCGCCGGACGACCAACGGGTGGGGCAGTTCGGTGACGATGAGCGGAAAGCCGGCATGATGTAGCCGATAGGCGACGCCGGTCGCCAGGTCGCCGCCGCCGCGTAAGAGAATGAGGTGGTCGCCGAAGAGCATGGGTGAGAATGGTAGCTAGAAGAAGGAAACGCGGCAACCACGTCGCGCTAAGCTACGCCTTTGTTAGCAAATAGATGACATTTGGCTTGTTTCTATGTGACGATCGACAATTTAAGAGTGATATGAAGGCTAGTTATAATTACCTCACACTCAAGCCTTGGTATAAATTGTTCAAGGTGTGAATTCGTTAGATTCTCGAATCGGGAGGGCTGAATGGACCCAACACTTCCAAAAAGGCGTAGTTTCCTGTTATTACTCTTAACCCTCCTTATCGTTTCCTTTTTTCTTAACCTAGTAAGCGTGCCGAGCGCCATAGCCTGTTATTCATGGCAACTCGGCGCACGCGTCGGCCTCAGAGGGAGTGCAGAAATTAGGCATGGCCCGGGTTTTGAGTATGTCGTGCATACCATTGTGCCAAATGACAACTGGCAGGTTGACATAATAGACGGCCCCCGCTATGCCAACGGGCAGGAGTGGTGGGATATTAGCCGGAAAAATCTCGATGGTGGTGGCACAGGATGGGTGTATTTTTCGCAAGCAGCCTACGACATTTGTGACCCTAACCCGCCCGGCAACGTGTATGTCCAATCGGACATTGAACTTATTCCTGATCCGTACAACGGCTGGCCGCCACACGAGGGAGAAAAGTTAATTGGCCGGTTCACCCTAGGAAATAACGGCGGACAAAACGTAACGTTGGAGGGGTACGGTATCCGCCTGCGGCGAGATGGCTGGGATTACTGGGATTTCCTGAATACCAACCAGGT is drawn from Candidatus Promineifilum breve and contains these coding sequences:
- a CDS encoding alpha/beta hydrolase; the encoded protein is MKRRSLWIVFGSILLALLLVYAVVSWLFAGLMIAAPAPSLAEERAATGDPADFGLPPPENITIQSGDVTLSGWYFDNPAEGQCGVMFMHGFVGSRYQALYWAPLFWERGCDILAYDHRGHGDSSPGFFTYGYFEKEDALAAFRWFQERAGLAEGQIGVGGVSYGAAIALQLAPKIPDAPFILADSSYRSVAGIVGARGQAQVGRFLARLLVPGVLAIAQMRTGMDAAAVSPETAIADAQMPVLLIHSRTDDFTPYTHSEAIFANSDQRRTVLHVNEWGSSHAADIGTDFAAYKQLFDTFMAEFAPAFGLPPVQ
- a CDS encoding alpha/beta hydrolase → MNRRGLSIILIIAIVLVIAYVAATWYFSSILIASDTENLAQAAAEGDNPADFGLPQPEAITIDAGDVTLSGWFFDNPADGQCGLLFLHGYQGTRYHVLDWAPMFWERGCDILAYDHRGHGDSSPAFHTYGFYEKQDAIVALDWFADRAGLERSQIGVFGVSYGAATALQMAPLAPELAFVAADAAYSELREIVSYQANELFPGLAPLLLSGAFQIAEWRADFDVDAVAPERSVAEAQMPVLLIHSLTDEYTFSTHSEDIFAQSDPARTVLHLNDWGAPHARDIQVDPAGYRQLVDAFLAEFAPDFGRPTGE
- the yqeB gene encoding selenium-dependent molybdenum cofactor biosynthesis protein YqeB; translation: MLFGDHLILLRGGGDLATGVAYRLHHAGFPLIVTELPHPLVVRRRVALATAVLEGAITIEDLRAVRVTSAEEALQLAQTGVIPVLASVEVPAGLTIDDRQPTTDHEPHAVVRRPSSVVDARMAKRNIDTAIGQAPLVIALGPGFTAGVDCHAVIETNRGHRLGRVIWDGPAEANTGTPGLVGGRAAERVLRAPVAGVAAWTKEIGDRVREGEIIGDVAGQVIAAPFAGVVRGLIAPGTAVPQGIKIGDVDPRGDVAACFTISDKALAIGGGVVEAVLTYLTKTKERIG